From a single Pseudomonas serboccidentalis genomic region:
- a CDS encoding sigma-54-dependent transcriptional regulator, whose protein sequence is MPHILIVEDETIIRSALRRLLERNQYQVSEAGSVQEAQERFSIPTFDLIVSDLRLPGAPGTELIKLGQGKPVLIMTSYASLRSAVDSMKMGAVDYIAKPFDHDEMLQAVARILRDHQSAPAVGEVVAGKASNGSGKSSVDNSNGEIGIIGSCPPMQDLYSKIRKVAPTDSNVLIQGESGTGKELVARALHNLSKRAKAPMISVNCAAIPESLIESELFGHEKGAFTGASAGRAGLVEAADGGTLFLDEIGELPLEAQARLLRVLQEGEIRRVGSVQSQKVDVRLIAATHRDLKSLAKIGQFREDLYYRLHVIALKLPALRERGADVNEIATAFLARQSARINRTDLKFAADAEQAIRHYSWPGNVRELENAVERAVILSESPEISADLLGIDIELSDLEDDEFIGLPAQTAGNTSNSSHEPTEDLSLEDYFQHFVLEHQDHMTETELARKLGVSRKCLWERRQRLGIPRRKTGVTSES, encoded by the coding sequence ATGCCGCACATTTTGATCGTCGAAGACGAAACCATTATCCGCTCCGCCTTGCGCCGCCTGCTGGAACGCAACCAGTACCAGGTCAGCGAAGCCGGTTCAGTGCAGGAAGCACAAGAACGCTTCAGTATTCCCACATTCGATCTGATCGTCAGCGACCTGCGCCTGCCTGGCGCCCCCGGTACCGAGCTGATCAAGCTTGGCCAGGGCAAGCCTGTGCTGATCATGACCAGCTACGCCAGCCTGCGTTCGGCGGTCGACTCGATGAAGATGGGCGCGGTGGACTACATCGCCAAGCCTTTCGATCACGATGAAATGCTCCAGGCTGTCGCGCGGATCCTGCGTGATCACCAGTCGGCACCTGCCGTCGGCGAAGTGGTTGCCGGCAAAGCGAGCAATGGCAGCGGCAAATCGTCTGTCGACAACAGCAACGGCGAGATCGGCATCATCGGCTCGTGCCCGCCGATGCAGGATCTGTACAGCAAGATCCGCAAGGTCGCGCCGACGGATTCCAATGTCCTGATCCAGGGCGAGTCCGGCACCGGTAAAGAGCTGGTCGCCCGCGCCCTGCACAACCTGTCCAAGCGCGCCAAGGCGCCGATGATTTCGGTGAACTGCGCAGCCATCCCGGAAAGCCTGATCGAGTCCGAACTGTTCGGCCACGAAAAAGGCGCGTTCACTGGCGCCAGCGCCGGTCGCGCCGGTCTGGTGGAAGCGGCGGACGGCGGCACGCTGTTCCTCGACGAGATCGGCGAACTGCCGCTGGAAGCCCAGGCGCGCCTGCTGCGGGTGTTGCAGGAAGGCGAAATTCGCCGCGTGGGTTCGGTGCAGTCGCAAAAGGTCGATGTACGTTTGATCGCTGCGACCCACCGCGACCTCAAGAGCCTGGCGAAAATCGGCCAGTTCCGTGAAGACCTTTATTACCGCCTGCACGTGATTGCCCTGAAATTGCCGGCGTTGCGCGAACGTGGCGCCGACGTCAACGAAATCGCCACTGCGTTCCTCGCCCGCCAGAGTGCGCGTATCAACCGTACCGACCTGAAATTTGCCGCCGATGCCGAACAGGCCATCCGGCATTATTCCTGGCCGGGCAACGTGCGTGAGCTGGAAAACGCGGTCGAGCGCGCGGTGATCCTGAGCGAAAGCCCGGAAATCTCCGCCGACCTGCTGGGCATCGACATCGAGCTGAGCGACCTGGAAGACGACGAGTTCATCGGCTTGCCGGCGCAAACGGCGGGTAACACCAGCAACAGCAGCCATGAGCCGACCGAAGACCTGTCGCTGGAAGATTACTTCCAGCACTTCGTCCTCGAGCACCAGGACCACATGACCGAGACCGAACTGGCGCGCAAACTGGGCGTCAGCCGCAAGTGCCTGTGGGAACGCCGTCAGCGCCTGGGCATTCCACGACGCAAGACCGGGGTCACCAGCGAGAGCTGA
- a CDS encoding polynucleotide adenylyltransferase PcnB, protein MLKKLFQSFRTPVRRTQHIRSTPEVLNSGQHSLQKGQFSRYAVNIVERLQGAGYQAYLVGGCVRDMLLGITPKDFDVATSATPEQVRAEFRNARIIGRRFKLVHIHFGREIIEVATFRANHPQNEDEEDSNQSSRNESGRILRDNVYGTLEEDAQRRDFTINALYYDPVSERILDYANGVHDIRNHLIRLIGDPKQRYQEDPVRMLRAVRFAAKLNFGIEKHTVQPIRELAPMLLEIPSARLFEEVLKLFLSGHGAITFEMLVDLQLFAPLFPASAEALEYNPEYTHTLISEALTNTDLRIKQNKPVTPAFLFAALLWPALPARVLRLQERGMPPIPAMQEAAHELIAEQCQRIAIPKRFTMPIREIWDMQERLPRRSGKRADLLLDNPRFRAGYDFLLLRESAGEQTDGLGEWWTDYQDANDSERRDMIRDLSGKGDDASNAPRKRRRSSGSKRKRAGAPSASGE, encoded by the coding sequence ATGCTGAAGAAGCTGTTCCAGTCATTCCGAACACCCGTGCGTCGTACGCAACACATCCGCAGCACCCCTGAAGTGCTCAACAGCGGCCAACATTCGCTGCAAAAGGGGCAATTCAGCCGCTACGCGGTCAATATCGTCGAACGCTTGCAGGGCGCCGGCTACCAGGCCTATCTGGTCGGTGGTTGCGTGCGTGACATGCTCCTGGGCATCACGCCCAAGGATTTCGACGTCGCCACCAGCGCCACTCCCGAGCAAGTCCGTGCCGAATTCCGCAATGCGCGGATCATCGGTCGTCGCTTCAAACTGGTGCATATTCATTTCGGTCGCGAAATCATCGAAGTCGCGACCTTCCGCGCCAATCATCCGCAAAACGAAGACGAAGAAGACAGCAATCAGTCTTCGCGTAACGAGAGCGGGCGGATTCTGCGCGACAACGTCTACGGCACCCTGGAAGAAGACGCGCAGCGCCGCGACTTCACCATCAACGCCCTGTATTACGATCCGGTCAGCGAACGCATACTCGATTACGCCAACGGCGTACACGACATTCGCAATCACCTGATCCGCCTGATCGGCGATCCGAAGCAGCGTTACCAGGAAGACCCGGTGCGGATGCTGCGGGCTGTGCGTTTCGCCGCCAAACTGAATTTCGGCATCGAGAAGCACACCGTGCAGCCGATCCGTGAACTGGCGCCGATGCTGCTCGAGATTCCATCGGCGCGTCTGTTCGAGGAAGTGCTCAAGCTGTTCCTTTCCGGCCACGGCGCGATCACCTTCGAAATGCTGGTCGATCTGCAACTCTTCGCCCCGTTGTTCCCGGCCAGTGCCGAGGCGCTGGAATACAACCCGGAATACACCCACACGCTGATCAGCGAAGCGCTGACCAACACCGATCTGCGCATCAAGCAGAACAAACCGGTAACCCCGGCCTTCCTGTTTGCCGCACTGCTGTGGCCTGCCCTGCCGGCCCGTGTGTTGCGTCTGCAGGAGCGTGGCATGCCGCCGATTCCGGCCATGCAGGAAGCCGCGCACGAGCTGATCGCCGAACAGTGCCAGCGCATCGCCATTCCAAAGCGCTTCACCATGCCGATCCGTGAAATCTGGGATATGCAGGAACGCCTGCCACGCCGCAGCGGCAAACGCGCCGACCTGCTGCTGGACAACCCGCGTTTCCGCGCCGGTTACGACTTCCTGCTGTTGCGTGAAAGCGCCGGCGAGCAGACCGATGGCCTGGGCGAATGGTGGACCGACTATCAGGACGCCAACGACAGCGAACGTCGCGACATGATCCGTGACCTCAGCGGCAAGGGCGATGACGCCAGTAATGCACCGCGCAAACGTCGCCGCAGCAGCGGCTCCAAGCGCAAGCGCGCCGGGGCTCCGAGCGCATCGGGCGAATAA
- the folK gene encoding 2-amino-4-hydroxy-6-hydroxymethyldihydropteridine diphosphokinase, giving the protein MERIYIGLGSNLADPVEQLRSALNALGQLPQTTLAGVSAFYQSDSLLPGQPRYTNAVAALDSDLAPLDLLDALQAIENDQGRERLERWGPRTLDLDILLFGARQIDEPRLKVPHYQIQERAFVLYPLAELAPQDLRLADGRALVDLLAACPFVGLERLPHA; this is encoded by the coding sequence ATGGAACGCATTTATATCGGCCTGGGCAGTAACCTCGCTGACCCGGTCGAACAATTGCGCAGCGCGCTCAATGCGCTGGGGCAGTTGCCGCAGACCACCCTCGCCGGCGTCTCGGCGTTCTATCAGAGCGATTCACTGCTGCCGGGCCAACCGCGTTACACCAACGCGGTAGCAGCCCTCGACAGTGATCTCGCACCGCTGGACCTGCTCGATGCGCTGCAAGCGATCGAAAACGATCAGGGGCGCGAGCGTCTGGAGCGCTGGGGCCCGCGCACACTGGATCTGGATATCCTGTTGTTCGGCGCTCGACAGATTGATGAGCCACGGCTGAAAGTCCCGCACTACCAGATTCAGGAACGCGCATTCGTGCTCTATCCCCTCGCCGAGCTGGCTCCGCAGGATCTGCGGCTTGCCGATGGCCGTGCGCTGGTCGATCTGCTCGCTGCCTGCCCGTTCGTCGGCCTCGAACGCCTGCCCCACGCCTGA
- the panB gene encoding 3-methyl-2-oxobutanoate hydroxymethyltransferase → MPAITLTTLQSLKQKGEKITMLTCYDATFAHACNEAGVEVLLVGDSLGMVLQGHDSTLPVTIAEMAYHTACVKRGNTDALILADLPFMANATVEQTLTNSAMLMQAGAHMVKVEGALWLAESIRLLAERGVPVCAHMGLTPQAVNILGGYKVQGRNENQARQMRADAISLEQAGAAMLLLECVPSELAAEISQAVKIPVIGIGAGSATDGQVLVLHDMLGLSITGRVPKFVKNFMQGQDSIQSALKAYVNEVKGVTFPGVEHGFSA, encoded by the coding sequence ATGCCAGCCATCACCCTGACCACGCTCCAGAGCCTCAAGCAGAAAGGTGAAAAGATCACCATGCTGACCTGCTATGACGCGACCTTCGCCCACGCCTGCAACGAGGCCGGTGTCGAAGTGCTGCTGGTGGGCGACTCCCTCGGCATGGTTCTGCAAGGTCACGACAGCACCCTGCCGGTCACCATCGCAGAAATGGCCTACCACACCGCCTGCGTCAAACGCGGCAACACCGATGCCCTGATCCTGGCCGACCTGCCATTCATGGCCAACGCCACCGTCGAACAAACCCTGACCAACAGCGCCATGCTGATGCAGGCCGGCGCGCACATGGTCAAGGTCGAAGGTGCGCTGTGGCTGGCGGAGTCGATCCGCCTGCTGGCCGAGCGCGGTGTGCCGGTCTGCGCGCACATGGGCCTGACCCCGCAAGCGGTGAACATTCTCGGCGGCTATAAAGTGCAGGGCCGCAACGAGAACCAGGCGCGGCAGATGCGTGCCGACGCGATTTCGCTGGAGCAGGCGGGCGCGGCCATGCTGCTGCTCGAATGCGTACCGAGCGAACTGGCTGCGGAAATCAGTCAGGCCGTGAAGATCCCGGTCATCGGCATCGGCGCCGGTAGCGCCACCGACGGTCAGGTGCTGGTGCTGCACGACATGCTCGGCCTGTCGATCACCGGCCGCGTACCGAAATTCGTCAAGAACTTCATGCAGGGTCAGGACAGCATCCAGTCCGCACTGAAGGCTTACGTCAACGAAGTCAAAGGCGTTACTTTCCCTGGTGTCGAACACGGATTCTCTGCATGA
- the panC gene encoding pantoate--beta-alanine ligase → MNTVKTVRELRAAVARARSEGKRIGFVPTMGNLHSGHIALITKATQRVDFVVASIFVNPLQFGAGEDLDKYPRTLAADQEKLLQAGCHLLFAPTVEEMYPDGMAGQTRVSVPQLSEGLCGASRPGHFEGVATVVSKLFNMVQPDLAIFGQKDFQQLAVIRALVHDLNMPIQIIGEPTVRAADGLALSSRNGFLSEVQRAVAPVVYRTLSTIAESIKQGERDYPALIAAQVQQLEAAGLRPDYLEIRHALTLRPATAEDRDLVILVAAFLGTTRLIDNLHLNLDTPT, encoded by the coding sequence ATGAACACCGTAAAAACCGTACGCGAACTGCGCGCCGCCGTGGCGCGCGCCCGCAGTGAAGGCAAGCGCATCGGCTTCGTGCCGACCATGGGCAACCTGCACAGCGGCCACATTGCGCTGATCACCAAAGCCACCCAACGGGTGGATTTCGTGGTCGCGAGCATCTTCGTCAACCCGCTGCAGTTCGGCGCCGGCGAAGACCTCGACAAATACCCGCGCACCCTGGCGGCGGATCAGGAAAAGCTGCTGCAAGCCGGCTGCCATTTGCTGTTCGCCCCGACGGTTGAAGAGATGTATCCCGATGGCATGGCCGGACAGACCCGGGTCAGCGTTCCGCAACTGTCTGAAGGCCTCTGCGGCGCCAGCCGTCCGGGGCACTTCGAAGGTGTGGCGACGGTGGTCAGCAAGCTGTTCAACATGGTCCAGCCGGACCTGGCGATCTTCGGCCAGAAGGACTTCCAGCAATTGGCGGTGATCCGCGCGCTGGTGCATGACCTGAACATGCCGATCCAGATCATTGGCGAGCCGACCGTACGCGCCGCCGACGGCCTGGCGCTGTCGTCGCGCAACGGTTTCCTCAGCGAAGTGCAGCGTGCCGTGGCCCCGGTGGTCTATCGCACCCTGAGCACGATTGCCGAGTCGATCAAGCAAGGTGAGCGCGACTACCCGGCGCTGATCGCAGCCCAGGTGCAACAGCTGGAAGCTGCCGGCCTGCGCCCGGATTACCTGGAAATCCGCCACGCCCTGACCTTGCGTCCGGCGACGGCTGAAGACCGCGATCTGGTGATTCTGGTGGCCGCGTTCCTCGGCACCACCCGGCTGATCGACAACCTGCACCTGAATCTCGATACCCCGACTTAA
- the panD gene encoding aspartate 1-decarboxylase, producing MHAIMLKAKLHRAEVTHAVLDYEGSCAIDGEWLDLSGIREYEQIQIYNVDNGERFTTYAIRGEEGSRMISVNGAAAHKAKVGDRVIICAYAHYSEAELLNFKPRMLYMAPGNELSHTSNAIPVQVA from the coding sequence ATGCACGCCATCATGCTCAAGGCCAAGCTGCACCGCGCCGAAGTCACCCATGCGGTACTCGATTACGAAGGTTCCTGCGCCATCGACGGCGAGTGGCTGGACTTGTCCGGCATCCGTGAGTACGAGCAGATCCAGATTTACAACGTCGACAACGGCGAGCGTTTCACCACCTACGCGATCCGGGGTGAAGAAGGTTCGCGGATGATTTCGGTCAACGGCGCGGCCGCGCACAAGGCCAAGGTCGGCGATCGGGTGATCATTTGCGCCTACGCCCATTACAGCGAAGCGGAGCTGCTGAATTTCAAGCCGCGCATGCTATACATGGCACCGGGCAATGAGCTGAGCCACACCAGCAATGCCATTCCGGTTCAGGTGGCCTGA
- the pgi gene encoding glucose-6-phosphate isomerase: protein MAYYRTPHDVTALPAWQALKDHRQAMQDFSMREAFNADPQRFNQFTLSSCGLFLDYSKNLINAQTRNLLVGLANEVDLKGAIKALFDGEIVNASEGRPALHTALRRPVGDKLSVNGVNVMPEVHKVLNQITDLVGRIHDGLWRGYTEKPITDVVNIGIGGSFLGPELVSEALLSYAQKGVRCHYLANIDGSEFHELTQKLRAETTLFIVSSKSFNTLETLKNAQAARAWYLAQGGSEAELYRHFIAVSSNNAAAVAFGIREENIFPMWDWVGGRYSLWSAIGLPIALAIGMSNFKELLSGAYTMDQHFQSAPFEQNMPVLLALLGVWYGNFWGAQSHAILPYDHYLRNITKHLQQLDMESNGKSVRQDGTSVSTDTGPVIWGGVGCNGQHAYHQLLHQGTQLIPADFIVPIVSFNPVSDHHQWLYANCLSQSQALMLGKTLAEAEAELRDKGMSEEQVHKLAPHKVIPGNRPSNTIVVERISPRRLGALVALYEHKVFVQSVVWGINAFDQWGVELGKELGKGVYNRLVGSDETSADDASTQGLINYFRGRHRG, encoded by the coding sequence ATGGCGTACTACCGCACTCCTCACGACGTTACCGCTCTGCCTGCCTGGCAAGCGTTGAAAGATCACCGCCAAGCCATGCAGGATTTCAGCATGCGCGAGGCCTTCAACGCCGATCCGCAGCGCTTCAATCAATTCACTCTCAGCAGCTGCGGACTGTTTCTCGATTATTCGAAGAATCTGATCAATGCCCAGACCCGCAATCTGCTGGTGGGTCTGGCCAATGAAGTCGATTTGAAAGGCGCGATCAAAGCGCTGTTCGACGGCGAAATCGTCAATGCCTCCGAAGGCCGCCCGGCGCTGCACACCGCCCTGCGCCGCCCGGTGGGCGACAAACTGTCGGTCAACGGCGTCAACGTGATGCCGGAAGTGCACAAGGTGCTGAACCAGATCACTGATCTGGTCGGCCGCATCCACGATGGCCTGTGGCGTGGCTACACCGAGAAGCCGATCACCGACGTGGTGAACATCGGTATCGGTGGCTCGTTCCTCGGCCCGGAGCTGGTTTCCGAAGCGCTGCTGTCCTACGCGCAGAAAGGCGTGCGTTGCCACTACCTGGCGAACATCGACGGCAGTGAGTTCCACGAGCTGACGCAAAAGCTGCGCGCCGAAACCACGCTGTTCATTGTTTCGTCGAAGTCCTTCAACACCCTTGAAACCCTGAAGAACGCCCAGGCCGCACGCGCCTGGTACCTGGCTCAGGGAGGTTCGGAAGCCGAGCTGTATCGCCACTTCATCGCGGTATCGAGCAACAACGCCGCAGCGGTAGCATTCGGCATCCGTGAAGAAAACATTTTCCCGATGTGGGACTGGGTTGGCGGTCGCTACTCGCTATGGTCGGCCATCGGTCTGCCGATTGCGCTGGCCATCGGCATGTCCAACTTCAAGGAACTGCTGTCCGGTGCCTACACCATGGACCAGCATTTCCAGAGCGCACCGTTCGAACAGAACATGCCGGTGCTGCTGGCGCTGCTCGGCGTGTGGTACGGCAACTTCTGGGGCGCGCAAAGCCACGCGATCCTGCCGTACGACCACTATCTGCGTAACATCACCAAGCACTTGCAACAGCTGGACATGGAATCCAACGGCAAGAGCGTGCGTCAGGACGGCACCTCGGTGTCGACCGATACCGGCCCGGTGATCTGGGGCGGCGTCGGCTGCAACGGTCAGCACGCCTACCACCAGTTGCTGCACCAGGGCACCCAACTGATCCCGGCCGATTTCATCGTGCCGATCGTCAGCTTCAACCCGGTGTCCGACCACCATCAGTGGCTGTACGCCAACTGCCTGTCGCAGAGCCAGGCGCTGATGCTCGGCAAGACCTTGGCCGAAGCCGAGGCTGAACTGCGCGACAAAGGCATGAGCGAAGAACAGGTGCACAAACTTGCACCGCACAAGGTGATCCCGGGCAACCGTCCAAGCAACACCATTGTGGTCGAGCGCATCAGCCCGCGTCGTCTCGGCGCGCTGGTTGCCTTGTATGAGCACAAAGTGTTCGTGCAGAGCGTGGTCTGGGGCATCAACGCCTTCGACCAGTGGGGCGTGGAACTGGGCAAGGAACTGGGCAAAGGCGTTTACAACCGCCTGGTCGGCAGCGATGAAACCAGCGCTGACGATGCCTCCACTCAGGGCCTGATCAACTACTTCCGCGGGCGTCACCGCGGGTGA
- the acs gene encoding acetate--CoA ligase, whose translation MFDISTFPKADAVRRAAQLSQDDYKRLYRESLEHPTTFWAEQATRFLDWSTPWQTVQRYDLKTGEASWFAGAQLNVSYNCIDRHLAQRGEQTAILWEGDDPAESVQITYKKLHHHVCRLANVLKSRGVKKGDRVCIYMPMIPEAAYAMLACTRIGAIHSVVFGGFSPDSLRDRILDADCRTVITADEGVRGGKFVPLKQNVDKALQSCPDVSTVVVVERTQGKVNWVEGRDLWYHQAVRDVSDDCPPEPMDAEDPLFILYTSGSTGKPKGVLHTTGGYLLQAAMTFKYVLDYRDGEVFWCTADVGWVTGHSYIVYGPLANGATTLIFEGVPSYPSTSRFWQVIDKHKVNIFYTAPTALRALMREGAGPLQETSRQSLRLLGSVGEPINPEAWEWYFNVVGEQRCPIVDTWWQTETGGIMLSPLVSAQRIKPGCATQPMFGVQPVLLDEHGKEIKGAGSGVLAIKSSWPAQIRSVYGDPQRMVDTYFKPYPGYYFTGDGARRDEDGDYWITGRIDDVINVSGHRIGTAEVESALVLHDSIAEAAVVGYPHDVKGQGIYAFVTPMNGVEPSDELKKELLTHVSKEIGSFAKPDLIQWAPALPKTRSGKIMRRILRKIACNELDSLGDTSTLADPSVVQGLIDKRLNQ comes from the coding sequence ATGTTCGATATCAGCACGTTCCCCAAAGCCGATGCCGTCCGCCGGGCTGCGCAGTTGAGTCAGGACGACTACAAGCGCCTGTATCGCGAATCCCTCGAACACCCCACAACCTTCTGGGCCGAACAGGCCACGCGCTTTCTCGACTGGAGCACACCGTGGCAGACCGTCCAGCGCTACGACCTGAAGACCGGTGAAGCCTCCTGGTTTGCCGGTGCACAACTGAACGTCAGCTACAACTGCATCGACCGCCACCTCGCGCAGCGCGGCGAGCAGACCGCGATTCTCTGGGAAGGCGACGACCCGGCCGAATCGGTGCAGATTACCTACAAAAAACTTCACCACCATGTCTGCCGACTGGCCAACGTGCTGAAAAGCCGTGGCGTGAAAAAAGGCGACCGGGTGTGCATCTACATGCCGATGATCCCTGAAGCCGCCTACGCCATGCTCGCCTGCACGCGGATTGGCGCGATTCATTCGGTGGTGTTCGGTGGCTTCTCCCCGGATTCACTCCGTGACCGCATTCTCGACGCCGATTGCCGCACGGTGATCACCGCCGACGAAGGCGTGCGCGGTGGCAAGTTCGTGCCGTTAAAACAGAACGTCGACAAAGCCCTGCAAAGCTGCCCGGACGTCAGCACAGTGGTGGTGGTCGAGCGCACGCAGGGCAAGGTCAATTGGGTCGAGGGCCGCGACCTCTGGTATCACCAGGCGGTGCGCGATGTCAGCGACGACTGCCCGCCAGAGCCGATGGACGCCGAGGATCCATTGTTCATCCTCTACACCTCCGGCAGCACCGGCAAACCCAAAGGCGTGTTGCACACCACCGGCGGCTATTTGCTGCAGGCGGCGATGACCTTCAAATACGTGCTCGATTACCGCGATGGCGAAGTGTTCTGGTGCACCGCCGACGTCGGCTGGGTCACCGGTCACAGTTACATCGTCTACGGCCCGCTGGCCAACGGCGCGACCACGCTGATCTTCGAAGGCGTGCCGAGTTATCCGAGCACTTCGCGTTTCTGGCAGGTGATTGATAAACACAAGGTCAACATTTTCTACACCGCGCCGACGGCCCTGCGTGCGCTGATGCGCGAGGGTGCCGGGCCGTTGCAGGAAACGTCGCGGCAAAGTCTCAGACTGCTCGGCAGCGTCGGTGAGCCGATCAACCCGGAAGCGTGGGAATGGTACTTCAACGTTGTAGGAGAACAGCGCTGCCCGATTGTCGACACCTGGTGGCAGACCGAAACCGGCGGCATCATGCTCAGCCCGCTGGTGAGCGCGCAACGAATCAAACCGGGGTGCGCCACACAACCGATGTTCGGCGTACAACCGGTGCTGCTCGATGAACACGGCAAGGAAATCAAAGGCGCCGGCAGCGGCGTGCTGGCGATCAAGTCGAGCTGGCCGGCGCAGATCCGCAGCGTTTACGGTGATCCGCAGCGCATGGTCGACACCTATTTCAAACCCTACCCCGGCTACTACTTCACCGGCGACGGCGCGCGCCGCGATGAGGACGGCGACTACTGGATCACCGGGCGCATCGACGACGTGATCAACGTCTCCGGCCACCGCATCGGCACCGCCGAAGTGGAAAGCGCGTTGGTGCTGCACGACAGCATCGCCGAGGCCGCCGTGGTCGGTTACCCGCATGACGTCAAAGGCCAGGGCATCTATGCCTTCGTCACGCCCATGAACGGCGTCGAGCCGAGCGATGAGCTGAAGAAGGAACTGCTGACCCACGTCAGCAAAGAAATCGGCAGCTTCGCCAAGCCGGACCTGATCCAGTGGGCGCCGGCCTTGCCGAAAACCCGCTCAGGCAAGATCATGCGCCGCATCTTGCGCAAGATCGCCTGCAACGAACTCGACAGCCTTGGCGACACCTCGACCCTGGCCGACCCGAGCGTGGTGCAGGGCTTGATCGACAAGCGCCTCAATCAGTAA
- a CDS encoding oxygenase MpaB family protein: MEFIRSRIENQLMSLTGLSLGQLDLENPKGDPGLFGPDSISWQVHGDFSSMLIGGISALLLQALHPLALAGVWDHSNFRQDMLGRLRRTSQFVSGTTFGSRRDAEWLIEKVRTIHLQVVGTAPDGRPYAASDPDLLTWVHVAEVSNFLAAHLRYRNPQLSLAEQDRYYAEIAVVAERLGARDVPKSRQAVADYLQRMRPQLLCDERSREVLRLLLDAPAPSVLARPFGDLMMKAGIDLLPDWASDMFDARQNPLQRQLIRASVKRSAPMLRWAMRNGSVQRAKRRMGLLR; encoded by the coding sequence ATGGAATTCATCCGCAGCCGCATCGAAAACCAACTCATGAGCCTGACCGGGCTGTCCCTCGGTCAGCTCGACCTGGAAAACCCCAAGGGCGATCCCGGGCTGTTCGGCCCCGACTCGATCAGTTGGCAAGTCCATGGCGACTTCAGCAGCATGCTGATCGGCGGCATCAGCGCTTTGCTCCTGCAAGCCCTGCATCCGCTGGCACTGGCCGGGGTCTGGGATCACTCGAATTTTCGTCAGGACATGCTCGGACGTTTGCGTCGCACCAGTCAGTTTGTTTCCGGCACTACCTTCGGCTCGCGTCGCGACGCCGAATGGCTGATCGAGAAAGTGCGCACCATTCACCTGCAAGTGGTCGGCACCGCACCGGATGGCCGGCCCTATGCGGCCAGCGACCCGGACCTGCTGACCTGGGTGCATGTGGCAGAAGTCAGCAACTTCCTCGCCGCGCATCTGCGTTACCGCAACCCGCAGCTGTCGCTGGCGGAACAGGATCGTTACTACGCGGAAATCGCCGTGGTCGCCGAGCGCCTCGGCGCGCGGGATGTCCCGAAATCACGGCAGGCCGTGGCCGATTATCTGCAACGCATGCGCCCGCAGTTGCTGTGTGATGAACGCAGCCGCGAAGTCTTGCGCCTGTTGCTCGACGCGCCAGCCCCGAGTGTTCTGGCGCGGCCGTTTGGCGACCTGATGATGAAAGCTGGCATCGACCTGCTGCCGGACTGGGCCAGCGACATGTTCGATGCGCGACAGAATCCGCTGCAGCGCCAGTTGATCCGCGCCAGCGTCAAACGCAGCGCACCGATGCTGCGCTGGGCGATGCGCAATGGTTCGGTGCAACGGGCCAAACGCCGAATGGGGCTGCTTCGCTGA